CGCAAGTAGGTTAAGGTAACCGTTAGCATACTGGTTTAACGATAGTGTTCTACCAAGGTTATGAACCCCCTGAATAGAATATCTTTTGTAGTCAGTACCAAGTTCTGGAGAGTTTCCAGTCCTAAATTTATCCGATCCAAAATCGAATTTAATTCCCCAGTTTTCGTCTACCATGTAGCGAAAGCCAACATCAAAGTGCGAAAATTCCGTTATGCCAGGGGCTCCCGAAATTCCCAAACCATACCCAGCTTCTAGCGAGTATTGATCAACTCCTCCTCGTTGCGCATTCGCACTAAACGAGAACAGCAGCAGTAAAAGCGTAATTTTTCTAACCATGATTAATACATTTAAGTTTGGTGTAAAGATATTAGTAACAAACATCTGAACAATAAAAAATACTGAAAAAATTTAATAATTATTTTTTAGATTAAAACTAAATTTTGATTATTTACGTAAATAAAGGTATAAATGTTTTACATTCAAAAACCTTTTAGTTTTTTTTTTGTAAAATGTATGTTTATTTAATTGGTTAGATTGAAAAGAGTATTACTATTTAGTGGTGCTCTTTTCCTTTTTTTAAGAAAAGTAAATACAACCTATAGAGCTAATTTAAATACATTTGCCTAGTAATAATTTTACTATATGCTTGCAGTTAAAAATTTATCTTTCGGATATATTCCCAATACGCCAATTTTAAACAATATAACTTTTTCTGTCATCAAAGGTCAAAACATTGCTGTAATTGGCGAAAGCGGTTGTGGTAAAAGTACCTTACTAAAACTCATTTACGGACTTTACGACCTTGAGGAGGGTGAAATAAGCTATAACAATGAGCGTGTATTAGGACCTAAATTTAATTTGGTACCTGGTATGCCCTACATGAAGTTTTTAACTCAGGATTTTGATTTAATGCCTTACACAACAGCAGCCGAAAATGTAGGGAAACACCTCTCTAACTTTTATCCAGAAAAAAAGAAACAGCGTATACACGAATTGCTTGAGATTGTAGAGATGACAAATTTTGCAAATGTAAAGGCGCAGTACCTTAGTGGCGGGCAGCAGCAGCGCATTGCTCTTGCAAAAGTATTAGCACTAGAGCCTGAGGTTTTATTGTTAGACGAACCTTTTAGCCATATAGATAATTTTAGGAAAAATGCTTTACGCCGTAATCTGTTTTCGTACTTAAAGCAAAAAGGAGTTACCTGTATAGTTGCAACACACGATAGTACCGATGCGCTCTCGTTTGCAGATGAAACCATTGTAATTAAACAAGGTAGGGTTTTACAAAAAGCACCCTCTAAAGAGGTTTACTACGCACCCACAGATAAATATACTGCCTCATTATTTGGCGAAGTTAATGAGATAAAATTAGAGCACTTAATACTTACTGATAAGGTAGATGAAACTATACTACTGTATCCCCATCAACTTAAAATCCATGAGGAAGGTATGCTAAAGGTTGTTGTAAAACAATCTTATTTTAAGGGCAACCACTATCTCATCAAATCGGCACTAGGTAGGCAAGTTGTGTTTTTCGAACATCATATAGCATTACCTAGCAATAAAGAAGTCAGCTTAACAGTAAACCGTAACGCTTTTGAATAACAATTTGCAGGAAGTGAAATTAATGTAGCAAATTGTTTTTAAAATTTGCGGAATGTTTATTTTTACAACTAAGTATTTATTAAAATAATATTTTATGTACAACTCAAAAATATCTGGATTAGGCTATTATGTGCCCGAAAATGTGGTTACCAACGATGCACTCTCTGAGTTAATGGACACTAATGATGCATGGATACAGGAGCGTACGGGTATAAAGGAAAGGCGCCACGTTGCTAAAGGAGATGGTAATACTACAACTACAATGGGGGTAAAAGCTGCTAAAGTAGCTATAGAACGCTCGGGACTTGATAAGGATGAAATAGACTTTATTGTATTTGCAACATTAAGCCCCGACTACTATTTTCCTGGACCAGGCGTATTGGTACAGCGCGATTTAGGTTTAAAAAATACTATTGGAGCATTGGATGTACGCAACCAATGTTCGGGTTTTATCTATGCCCTATCGGTAGCCGACCAGTTTATAAAAACAGGCATGTACAAAAATATACTCATTATAGGTTCGGAATTACACTCAACAGGATTGGATATGACAACGCGCGGACGTGCAGTATCAGTAATTTTTGGCGATGGCGCAGGCGCAGCAGTACTATCAAGAACGGAAGACAATACAAAAGGTGTTTTATCTACACATTTACATTCAGAAGGGCAACATGCCGAAGAACTATCGTTAATAGCACCTGGTATGGGCAAGCGTTGGGTAACCGATATTATTGCAGATAATAACCCTGATGACGAAAGTTATTACCCTTATATGAATGGGCAATTTGTATTTAAAAATGCAGTTGTTCGGTTTAGTGAAGTAATTATGGAAGGTTTACAAGCCAATAATTTACAAGTTTCGGATATTGATATGCTCATACCACATCAGGCTAATTTAAGAATATCACAATTTATACAGCAAAAATTCGGGTTGACTGACGACCAAGTATATAATAATATTATGAAATACGGTAATACCACAGCAGCATCTATACCTATTGCATTAACTGAAGCATGGGAACAAGGTAAAGTTAAAGATAATGATACCGTAGTATTAGCTGCTTTTGGCAGTGGTTTTACTTGGGGTAGTGCTATTATTAAATGGTAACATTACACCACAATTATACATTAAAGCTATCTTAATCTTTGAGGTAGCTTTTTTGCTTTTAAAATGAAATTTTTATGAAACGAAAATTTATGGGCTGGTTTCTATTTTTAATAATACCCTTTCTCATTTACTATTTTTATCCAGAAACAAAACTGCCTGAAAATAGAGTAGTAGACAAGTTAATCGTTTACAAAGGTAAACGACAAATGGAGGCTTATTCGGGTAAAGAATTATTAAAAATATACACTGTCT
The Flavobacterium litorale genome window above contains:
- a CDS encoding ABC transporter ATP-binding protein is translated as MLAVKNLSFGYIPNTPILNNITFSVIKGQNIAVIGESGCGKSTLLKLIYGLYDLEEGEISYNNERVLGPKFNLVPGMPYMKFLTQDFDLMPYTTAAENVGKHLSNFYPEKKKQRIHELLEIVEMTNFANVKAQYLSGGQQQRIALAKVLALEPEVLLLDEPFSHIDNFRKNALRRNLFSYLKQKGVTCIVATHDSTDALSFADETIVIKQGRVLQKAPSKEVYYAPTDKYTASLFGEVNEIKLEHLILTDKVDETILLYPHQLKIHEEGMLKVVVKQSYFKGNHYLIKSALGRQVVFFEHHIALPSNKEVSLTVNRNAFE
- a CDS encoding 3-oxoacyl-ACP synthase III family protein, whose product is MYNSKISGLGYYVPENVVTNDALSELMDTNDAWIQERTGIKERRHVAKGDGNTTTTMGVKAAKVAIERSGLDKDEIDFIVFATLSPDYYFPGPGVLVQRDLGLKNTIGALDVRNQCSGFIYALSVADQFIKTGMYKNILIIGSELHSTGLDMTTRGRAVSVIFGDGAGAAVLSRTEDNTKGVLSTHLHSEGQHAEELSLIAPGMGKRWVTDIIADNNPDDESYYPYMNGQFVFKNAVVRFSEVIMEGLQANNLQVSDIDMLIPHQANLRISQFIQQKFGLTDDQVYNNIMKYGNTTAASIPIALTEAWEQGKVKDNDTVVLAAFGSGFTWGSAIIKW